In Candidatus Hydrogenedentota bacterium, one genomic interval encodes:
- a CDS encoding decaprenyl-phosphate phosphoribosyltransferase, with product MAIQKDGHLMNSLFSYIYAVFRLMRVYQWTKNALVLMPLVFAQQLMQRDAVLQSLLAMLAFCFAASATYIFNDIRDLNHDKYHPEKSGRPLPRGDISLINAAVLGVLLLAASIFIACRINPKFFWALMAYIGLTLSYTLILKKLFIVDVITVALGFVIRAIAGAVAIDVLFSNWLIVCTLFLALFLALGKRRGEIMLLEEEAGSHREVLQQYSTAFIDQMLLIVAGGALITFTIYTCSAEVITRIGTDKLYMTLPFVVYGLARYLWLIEHNGTGDPSQVLLKDWPTSVSVGLWIIACVAIIYL from the coding sequence ATGGCAATTCAAAAAGATGGACATTTGATGAATTCCCTTTTCTCTTATATTTATGCTGTGTTTCGGTTGATGCGCGTCTATCAATGGACGAAAAACGCATTGGTTCTGATGCCTCTTGTCTTTGCACAACAGCTGATGCAGAGGGACGCGGTATTGCAAAGTCTGCTTGCTATGTTAGCCTTCTGTTTTGCTGCCAGTGCCACCTATATTTTCAATGATATTCGCGATTTGAATCATGATAAATATCATCCGGAAAAGAGTGGGCGGCCCTTGCCCCGCGGAGACATCAGCCTTATCAACGCCGCTGTGCTCGGCGTCCTGCTCTTAGCGGCATCTATCTTCATTGCGTGTCGGATCAACCCCAAATTCTTTTGGGCGCTCATGGCCTATATTGGCTTAACGTTAAGTTATACGTTGATCCTCAAGAAATTATTTATTGTGGATGTCATAACCGTCGCCCTCGGTTTTGTCATTCGCGCCATTGCCGGGGCTGTAGCCATCGACGTGCTTTTTTCTAACTGGCTCATTGTGTGTACCCTTTTCCTCGCCTTATTTCTGGCGCTCGGAAAGCGGCGCGGAGAGATCATGCTCCTTGAAGAAGAGGCGGGCAGCCACCGAGAAGTACTCCAACAATATAGCACAGCCTTTATTGATCAAATGCTGCTCATTGTGGCTGGCGGCGCGCTGATAACATTTACGATCTATACCTGCAGCGCAGAAGTTATCACACGCATAGGCACCGACAAACTCTACATGACATTGCCCTTTGTCGTTTATGGATTGGCGCGGTATTTATGGTTAATCGAACATAACGGTACCGGAGATCCCAGTCAAGTGCTGCTGAAGGATTGGCCTACCAGTGTCAGTGTCGGCTTGTGGATCATTGCTTGTGTTGCCATTATTTATCTATAG